The Nerophis ophidion isolate RoL-2023_Sa linkage group LG07, RoL_Noph_v1.0, whole genome shotgun sequence genome contains a region encoding:
- the nog1 gene encoding noggin-1: MHPNPHSVCVLVLYLGLLLDRGGCQHYYLLRPIPSDSMPLVDLKEDPDPVLDPRERDLNETELRSLLGDFDGRFLSVSPPGDDQFPGNDELEDADLQKLGGVLPKEIRALDFDAQLGKKHKASKKLKRRLQQWLWSYTFCPVLHTWTDLGHRFWPRFVRVGGCLSKRSCSVPEGMVCKPAASTHLGLLRWRCLQRKAGLKCAWIPVHYPVITDCKCACAG, from the coding sequence ATGCATCCGAACCCGCACTCCGTGTGCGTGCTGGTTCTGTACCTGGGCCTGCTGCTGGACCGGGGCGGCTGCCAGCACTACTACCTCCTCCGACCCATCCCCAGTGACAGCATGCCGCTCGTGGACTTAAAGGAGGACCCGGACCCCGTGCTGGACCCCAGGGAGCGGGACCTTAACGAGACCGAGCTCAGGAGCCTCCTGGGAGACTTTGACGGCCGCTTTTTGTCCGTCTCGCCGCCCGGCGACGACCAATTCCCTGGGAACGACGAGCTGGAGGACGCGGATCTGCAGAAGCTCGGCGGGGTTCTGCCCAAGGAGATCCGGGCTCTGGACTTTGACGCGCAACTGGGGAAGAAGCACAAAGCCAGTAAGAAACTGAAGCGGCGCCTGCAGCAGTGGCTGTGGTCCTACACCTTCTGCCCGGTGCTGCACACCTGGACCGACCTGGGACACCGCTTCTGGCCGCGCTTCGTGCGCGTGGGCGGCTGCCTCAGCAAGCGCTCCTGCTCGGTGCCGGAGGGCATGGTGTGCAAGCCCGCCGCCTCCACGCACCTGGGCCTGCTCAGGTGGAGGTGCTTGCAGAGGAAGGCGGGGCTCAAGTGCGCGTGGATCCCGGTACATTACCCCGTCATCACGGACTGCAAATGCGCGTGCGCGGGCTAA